Genomic window (Branchiostoma lanceolatum isolate klBraLanc5 chromosome 13, klBraLanc5.hap2, whole genome shotgun sequence):
GCCACTACCAGACAAGCTATGACTACCCCGGCAATGAGCCCAACGTTACCACCTGTGTTCTCATCAGGGTCAGCGGCGTCCTCTCTGGCACATGGAGTATAGGCACCACTGTCTGTGGCGCAGAAGTGGTCGTACCGACATGTGCGGAGCCAGGCGTCACAGTAGTCGGCGCGGATGGGCATGCCCTCTATCGCATACTTGCTGTGGTTCGGGTTTGACGCGTTGTAGATGTCATCCGGGTATTTCCGGTAAAAACCTGGAAGTTCACATACAAGTCATCAGTTCAGTTTATCTGATTATCAACGTATAGCGTGTTGCTAGCGTGTTTTTTCCTATTCTACACTTCCCTTGTTTGACAGACAGTGACAGTAAAtagaatgattgattgattgattgattgattgattgattgatggacaCTTCATTATATAGTTCACCGATAAACCGAGAGTGTGACTTTGGTAATACCTGTGCTCGGTTCACATTCGACCAGACAGGCTTGCTGCACGAAGAAGCGGTTACAGGCCGGGCTGAGGGCACCGCACTTTTCCCAGTGCCACACCCTGCCGTACGCTTCATTGATCCTCTGTATGGTGTCCAGATGACAGCAGGAGTAGTCCTGCCAGGGATGGCACTCCGTGAAGTTGTCTGGTTCCGGGCCTGGGGCTTCCTGTCAGGAGGCACAACgtttgcatggttttgaaaGCTCAGTTGGGTTGTGCGAGTACATAAAACAGTGTTTGTCTATGTACATAAAACAGTGTTTGTCTATGTcattgtgggccttcgtacttttgaggccacgcccaccatggaaGGGGGAACGATTTCCCTTTTATTCAATGTTCTTCGAACTGTTTGCACAATTGCAATGTTCTCTACTCTATCGTTCATGTGACAATTGTAATGAATTTCACGGCCAGTAAGTTGCTGGGAATTAGTCGTGAGTCCTGACCAAGGCCATTTagtggttgggagtaggtcggAAATGTTGACTGCTGCACTGCtatttgaattgaaaaaaaaggaatcaaAGTCGGCAAAGTCACATTCTGATTGGATGCGgtcagaggttggtggggaagattgtgacagtTTCGGCCCCAGGTCCAGGACGTTTCAGCTCCGGATTAATCGACTTATGTTTCTTTGTCTTAAACAAGTTATGTTTCACAGGTCTCGAAGGTCTTTCTTATAATCCAAACATGGCGAAACATGTCGCCAGATCACGTTGTCTGACAAAGGGACCCGGTCTTATTGAAAATCACGTTGATTACCGATACGCGTGACCAACATCCAAACATGGAGAAATTAAGTAGGCAGACAGGTTGTTTGACAATGGCGGGACGCGGTTTTTAATGAAAATCATGTTGACAAAGTATAAACTACAAGTAAAAGTTGCATGTCTTACAAAGAAACGCGGTCTCTACCGTACTGGGAATAATCTTGATTGCTGATGCGAGTCAAGATGACTTAATGCTCAATATGTTTTTATGATATTATTTCCCATAGATTTTCGATTGATATGCACATTGCatagtacacatacacataagaaCTATCGGGGCCAAACCGTCCTGGAcctggggccgaaccgtcctggacttcgggccgaaccgtcctggaCCTAGGACCAAACCGCCCTGGACCTTCGTGGCCGAAACGTCGGGGCCGAACTGTCCTGATACCGGACATTACTGGTGAGGTTGAGGGCCACTAGACGACATTAAACTCCATCtattactaacgttacatgtagttgctCAAAACTAACCTTAAGGGAGCCCCCATAATGGCACTCATCAGCCGGCGAGGGCCATCCGAGTCTCTGGGCCACTTTGTCATTTGGATTCTCTGCTTCAAAGAACCACATGGTGAAGCCCAGGCTCAGGTTCGTCTCGTACACGAAGGCGGGACCCCACATCTGCTCGCATAGCTCCTTCCCGCTGGGGTAGATGTCCTCGAACGTCCTGCAAGGGACGTCCGCCGTCTGGACGGTTGGACCAGTCAGAACGATTATGGTGACTACGATAGCGGCATCCATGGCGAAGAGTCTAGGCTTGATATACGTGAAAAACATACTAGAAAGGGCAATGAGTATCTTGGTCTTCGAGCTGACCTTGCGCAGTGCATGAGTATCTTGAACTCAGTACACGAAGTCAATGGCTTTATAAGTTAGTTATTAAGAGAAGTCCGACGTCTGTTCACAGCAAAATCAAATACTGCCACTTGTTGCACCAATAACAAAGTCGAAGTGATGACCATAAATGTGATCTCGCTGAACCTTCTCGGTGACTCGGTCAATATTTGAATTGTGAACATGACCTAGAGCATAGATAATTGAAAGGTCATGTGAGGACATGTTGCGAGTGTGCAgaaggccgtgttgatttgtTTACATGGATGGTATCCGCGCGAGCATCAactttcgtccatttccaaaaaaaggGTTTTCGGCcaaactgtaaatcgtacaaagtagctgcaaaataagaaaatatatgctgtaaattgaaaaaaaaaatcggaaaACGAATGATAAGGTCGTACAGTGCTAAAGTCAAAGAAGTAGATGTCAAagtacaaaaatgaagaatctattgttcgctataccatgctctgtttgtgaagttttgttcatccttcctgaccacttaaatttcataatgaaggtaacttttttggccaaacgatttttctattcgcacgctcgcatcagttttagggtcccaagaggatgtcatccatataatcaaatcaacatggccttaagaaaaacaaatgatATTGTTGTCAAATGAAGTTGTGTTTcagtgttttgtgtgtttctgcGTGTGAGCATGATAGCCTggctaaatcgcgctcctaacGGCCGGCCCCACGGTTACCGTCCCCTAGAAGGggaggggtcattaacctccgccagcgagagaCTGTGTTAACACAGGCTAGTGTGCATGAGTGCccttgagtgatctgtgaatgTCATATCCTCTGGTGTTGTTGGACTGCTTTTGCCCGTTGGACACTGTCATGGCCACCGGTAAATATGCTTGTAGATGAGCTATGATATGAGCGATGCAGGCGAGCATGCCTCTCCGGGATAGGGCTGTTCAGGCACCAGAGGGCCTGCCCTTCCCACTAATCCTCGACGACGGGGAACGAGCCAAGGCATTCAAATCTCTCTTCAACCTCATTGATCAGAGACATTGAGAGCCAGAGAgtatcttttttattttattcaaatggtGACATGGGAGTGGGTGGGActtatctccaagtagatgttaagGGGGCTAAATCGTTACATTTTCGCAATTGACCGTTTTTGCTTTTACGGAGGTGGTTCGTAACAGAAATGGCTTGATTTTGTAGATGAAATCCCCTGGACGTCCCAAAATTGAGCCACAAAAAAGATGAGAAAAGGAAGATATCAAATTTCTAAAATCCAAGTGATGACGAAGGCTGTAAGCATAATCGAACACGCAGAACAGTTCATCAAATGATAGACAATACATCCTCTATCCGCATATTGTTCTTTCACAGGAGGAAGGTTGTAGGTATGACCGCATGTCCTTGTCAGATCACTTTGTGGGTCTGGTGTCCAGATGTTTATCATGAGCGGATGAACAGTTGAGTAAAACGCCAAAGTTACCGAAAGAGATCGAataaggtctccaagcagatgttggggtgaaatatCGAAATATTTTTCGAGTGATGACCTGGCTTCTCCGACAGTCCCTTACCCAATACAAGTGAATGAGCAATTGGATAAAAAGCTTACATTGTCAAAGGAAAGCGAATAAGGTCATAATATATACTTTACCTATTCATAACGTGCAAGATATGATATaaacatgaatgtaggtggcgcttcgacgggccGACATGGTGTTCCATGGTCCATGGTCTCCTCGCGCGGAGCCTAAAAATCGATCCCTTTTATCTCAACAAGTGTCTTAAAAGTCATTCTAGATGAAGGTCAAGATGTCTGAGCCTAGTTGAGAAACATTTTAATGGCTTTTTCGCTCTGTGTCTTATCCATTTTCCCAATTTCAAAATCGGGACGAtataccctatcatagcctaatctgcaTTACCGCTCCGAGCCGCCTCCATATATATGTGActaaaacgaccgtcaaattgccaaattaccgtcttttcgggaatggagAAATAGCGAAAGGCCCGCAAAGGGGTTTGAGGCATATCTAACTTTATTTTCAGGAATGAGAGCATTATAATCAAGAATGACAATATTTAGGACATTTCACAAACGTAGCCATGGGATACTACTAGGTTACTAGTATTTACCGTTGACATGTTTCCTTTATAGTTTACCAATAAAACTGGTCAACTGACAAGTCAAAGTTAGTGTACATTTCGTGTATTTGAATGTTCTGAAATGCTACcacatccaaatttcattcatattttgcgaaacaagaagacgttgaacaAATTCAACGGTGTTTTCGGTATGTCTGTTCATCAATAGAGCCATTTTTTTCTCTAGAAGTGCTGAAGGGTGTGTGGATCACTTCTGGATGCAATATAACCTTGAGCGCCGGGGAGCCGTTTGATGGGCTCTTGGCTAAAAGAACAAGACTTAAAAGGCGGTTTGTCAGACCGTCTTATAAAACAATACAGCCTACCGCCTGGTGATAGAacaatgatgttgttgtttatcatgccatgttctgtgtgttcaagTATTTTTATAACCTTGGTTATAAACCTTTTCCTTAGGCTGTGCACGTTCGCATCTCGCATCGGTTTTGGGAGTGTCTAGAGGCTGTAatcctccccaaccgaagtcaggtacccatctttacacctgagtggagtgaggaaagtcgtgttaaggcagcctttcccaagg
Coding sequences:
- the LOC136446707 gene encoding uncharacterized protein; the protein is MFFTYIKPRLFAMDAAIVVTIIVLTGPTVQTADVPCRTFEDIYPSGKELCEQMWGPAFVYETNLSLGFTMWFFEAENPNDKVAQRLGWPSPADECHYGGSLKEAPGPEPDNFTECHPWQDYSCCHLDTIQRINEAYGRVWHWEKCGALSPACNRFFVQQACLVECEPSTGFYRKYPDDIYNASNPNHSKYAIEGMPIRADYCDAWLRTCRYDHFCATDSGAYTPCAREDAADPDENTGGNVGLIAGVVIACLVVAALLATLVYFIFKERKGQPVFNKLET